In the genome of Bacillota bacterium, the window GCGCACGGTGCTGACGAGCCTTTTCGGGAAGCAGGAGGCGTTCTTCAGTGCCGTCCAGCAGGTGGCCTGCCGCAACACGGTCAAGCTGCTGAAGCGGCTCAGGGGCAACGAGGTGACCATCGTGCACATGGCCAACGCGCTCCGCAATCCCGCCATCCTGGAGGAGTACGTTGCGGAGCTGGAGTCGACCCAGGGCCAGTCCGCGCTCACGGGCTACTTCCGCGCCGAAGTGCTGGGCAAGCTCGCGGACAAGATGCAGCAGTTCGCCCTGGGGCTCAGGCTGCAGGTGGAGGACCTGGTAGGGAACGACATGCTGCGGCGCATCTTCGACGGCCGGTCGGGGATCGACCTGGACCGGCACCTGGAGGGCGGCCAGGTCCTAGTGGTCAACACCGCCCTGGGTGCCCTGGGCAAGCTGGGGGACGTGTTCGGGCAGTTCGTGGTGATGCACCTGCAGAACGCGGTTTTCCGCCGGCCAGGGAACGAGTGGACGCGGGTGCCGCACTTTCTGTACGTGGACGAGTTCCCGCGCTATCTGAACCCGGACTTCGAGCGTTTGCTCGCCATCGGGCGCTCGTACCGGTGCGGGGTGGTGCTGGCCCTGCAGAACACCTCGCAGCTTCTCTTTGGCGAGTCCACCGCGTTCCGCGACGTGCTCCTGGGCAACTGCCGCACCAAGGTGGTGCTGAACCTGGACGACGCCAAAGACGCCCGGCGGTTCGCCGAGGAGATGGGCGAGGTGCGGGTTGAGGAAGAGAGGCGCACGGTGCGCCGGTTCCCGGGGCTCTGGGGCTGGCACACGGACGCCAAGCAGTACACCGAGGTGCAGCGGCCCCTCTTCTCCTACACCGACCTGCAGAACCTGGCCCCGGGCACGGGGGTGGTGAAGGCGGTGCGGAACGGCCGCCCGCAGCCGCCCGTAAAGGTTGAGTTCGACCTCGCCCCTCCCGACCGCAGGCCCGTCCCGGGCAGCGCTCGCGGAAAGGAGCCCGGGGAGTTGG includes:
- a CDS encoding TraM recognition domain-containing protein; the protein is RTVLTSLFGKQEAFFSAVQQVACRNTVKLLKRLRGNEVTIVHMANALRNPAILEEYVAELESTQGQSALTGYFRAEVLGKLADKMQQFALGLRLQVEDLVGNDMLRRIFDGRSGIDLDRHLEGGQVLVVNTALGALGKLGDVFGQFVVMHLQNAVFRRPGNEWTRVPHFLYVDEFPRYLNPDFERLLAIGRSYRCGVVLALQNTSQLLFGESTAFRDVLLGNCRTKVVLNLDDAKDARRFAEEMGEVRVEEERRTVRRFPGLWGWHTDAKQYTEVQRPLFSYTDLQNLAPGTGVVKAVRNGRPQPPVKVEFDLAPPDRRPVPGSARGKEPGELEVVVPERRRGIEVVVPQSESFFPREGGGRR